In Chroicocephalus ridibundus chromosome 4, bChrRid1.1, whole genome shotgun sequence, one genomic interval encodes:
- the LOC134515127 gene encoding acyl-coenzyme A thioesterase 1-like gives MAVQVTVLPSPRCLFDDPVQICVAGLLPQQAVTLRASLVDESGELFQAHARYRAGSSGELDLSRSPALGGSYSGVEPMGLLWSLQSKAPYKRLAKRNVLTPFCVDFEVYEGHGDMSHLLGKCTNERWFIGEGVKRISVREGRLKATLFLPPGPGPFPGLIDLYGSGGGLVEYRASLLASRGFVTLALAYMAFEDLPAMPEILELDYFEEAVNFLQKQQQVKDTGIGVLGLSKGADLALSMATFLPGIKAAVSISGSGFNSFIPLRVDGFTVPPHPYDLGRMKISDESGLVDFSDVLDDHRDPATWDCRIPMERSLAKFLFLSGLDDTNWKSDVYCQDAVQRLQQHGRKVEFCSYSGAGHLLEPPYLPLCQASIHKVLGVFVHWGGQWREHAKAQEDAWHRIQAFFWQHLMDSDIPKSKL, from the exons ATGGCGGTGCAGGTGACGGTTCTGCCTTCCCCCAGGTGTCTGTTTGATGACCCCGTGCAGATCTGTGTGGCCGGTCTCCTGCCACAGCAGGCGGTCACCCTCCGAGCCAGCCTGGTGGACGAGAGCGGGGAGCTTTTCCAAGCCCACGCTCGCTACAGAGCTGGGAGCAGCGGAGAGCTCGACCTCAGCCGCTCCCCTGCGCTGGGGGGCAGCTATTCAGGAGTGGAGCCGATGGGGCTGCTGTGGTCTCTGCAGTCTAAAGCGCCCTATAAGCGGCTGGCAAAGAGGAACGTCCTGACCCCTTTCTGTGTGGACTTTGAAGTGtatgagggacacggggacatgagCCACTTGCTGGGAAAATGCACCAATGAGCGATGGTTTATAGGAGAGGGGGTGAAGAGGATTTCGGTCAGAGAAGGTCGTCTGAAAGcaactctcttcctccctcctg GACCTGGTCCATTCCCTGGACTTATCGATTTGTATGGATCTGGAGGAGGTCTTGTTGAATACAGAGCAAGTCTTCTGGCTAGCAGAGGCTTTGTGACTCTGGCTCTTGCTTACATGGCCTTTGAAGATCTCCCTGCTATGCCAGAGATTCTTGAACTGGACTATTTTGAAGAAGCTGTAAactttttgcagaagcagcagcag GTGAAGGATACTGGGATTGGCGTTTTGGGCTTGTCTAAAGGAGCTGATCTAGCCCTTTCCATGGCCACGTTTCTACCTGGAATCAAGGCAGCTGTCAGCATATCTGGAAGTGGTTTTAATTCTTTCATTCCCCTGCGGGTGGATGGCTTCACTGTTCCTCCCCACCCGTATGATTTGGGGAGGATGAAGATCAGTGACGAGTCTGGCCTAGTAGATTTCTCAGATGTCCTGGATGATCACAGGGACCCAGCGACTTGGGACTGTCGCATTCCTATGGAGAGGTCCTTGGCAAAGTTCCTCTTCCTGTCTGGACTGGATGACACAAACTGGAAAAGTGACGTCTATTGCCAGGATGCTGTTCAGCGCCTTCAGCAGCATGGACGGAAAGTGGAGTTTTGCTCCTATTCTGGAGCAGGGCACCTCTTGGAGCCACCATACCTGCCTCTGTGCCAGGCTTCGATCCACAAAGTGCTTGGGGTATTTGTACACTGGGGAGGGCAATGGAGGGAGCATGCCAAAGCCCAAGAAGATGCATGGCACAGGATACAGGCCTTTTTCTGGCAACACTTGATGGACTCAGACATCCCTAAGAGTAAGCTGTAG